Proteins encoded by one window of Arachis hypogaea cultivar Tifrunner chromosome 1, arahy.Tifrunner.gnm2.J5K5, whole genome shotgun sequence:
- the LOC112792101 gene encoding uncharacterized protein — MEAGKFLCFMITQRGVEANQDKCEAVLKMTSLGCVKDVQRLTGKLTTLSRFLGASAEKALPFFNLMKKGIAFEWTPACEEAFSHFKKSHSHHFHFHTNCFTNTIHTETKSSKNKTIFFFFKPSSKFQSLTTQARLASSIHPLSPPPPSTNHAILDSKHTTLLVEAYHVHRGLGILLRKLDSIDGDPLRILTEDGDWPKEYFWAVVKFLKNASRFSEILQVFDMWKNIEKLRISELKYNKIISLLVEGGMMEGAMSILQEMKIHGLKPSLDTYNPIIHGFSREGKFGEALCFLDEMKEFDLEPDTETYDGLIRAYGKFKMYDEIAEEIGGAG; from the exons ATGGAGGCCGGGAAGTTCCTATGCTTCATGATAACACAACGAGGGGTAGAGGCCAACCAGGATAAGTGCGAAGCCGTCCTCAAAATGACAAGCCTAGGATGCGTCAAGGATGTGCAGCGGCTTACCGGGAAGCTCACGACTCTGTCCCGGTTTCTCGGAGCCTCGGCAGAAAAGGCCCTCCCCTTCTTCAATCTAATGAAGAAGGGAATTGCCTTCGAGTGGACCCCAGCATGCGAAGAAGCGTTTAGCCATTTTAAAAAG AGTCACAGCCACCACTTCCATTTCCACACCAATTGCTTCACAAACACCATACATACAGAAACTAAGAGCAGCAAAAACAAaaccatctttttcttcttcaaaccTTCCTCAAAATTCCAATCCCTCACAACCCAAGCTCGCCTTGCTTCCTCTATCCACCCACTGTCGCCACCGCCACCATCCACCAACCATGCTATTTTGGACTCAAAGCACACCACCCTTCTTGTGGAAGCTTACCATGTTCACCGTGGACTGGGAATCTTGCTCCGGAAACTCGATAGCATAGATGGTGACCCTCTTAGGATTCTTACTGAAGACGGTGATTGGCCCAAAGAATACTTTTGGGCTGTTGTCAAGTTCCTCAAGAATGCATCAAGGTTTTCGGAAATCCTTCAG GTATTTGACATGTGGAAGAACATTGAGAAATTACGGATTAGTGAGTTAAAATATAACAAGATAATATCCCTGTTAGTTGAAGGAGGGATGATGGAAGGTGCCATGTCTATATTGCAAGAGATGAAAATTCATGGTCTCAAGCCTTCTTTGGACACCTACAATCCGATTATCCACGGTTTCTCCAGAGAAGGTAAATTTGGCGAAGCTTTGTGTTTTCTTGATGAGATGAAGGAATTTGATTTAGAGCCAGACACGGAGACTTATGACGGATTAATACGAGCTTATGGTAAATTTAAAATGTATGATGAGATTG CTGAAGAAATTGGAGGGGCTGGATGA